The following coding sequences are from one Chanos chanos chromosome 12, fChaCha1.1, whole genome shotgun sequence window:
- the LOC115825185 gene encoding CMP-N-acetylneuraminate-beta-galactosamide-alpha-2,3-sialyltransferase 1 translates to MAMFKRWKIRTLTVLFCILTFTTFLCSYTLRDPSFYFFKYAFRLSDNFFSKGACACRHCMTEADDDPWFTERFNQSFHPLLSKRNSLLTEDTYRWWQWLQAERHPANFSDVVDRLFQLIPGEDRYVDAGPERCRTCAVVGNSGNLKDSRYGSLIDSSDFIIRMNQAPTQGFEVDVGSRTTHHVMYPESAVDLDNTTSLVLIPFKTLDLEWIISALTTGYITHTYLPVMSRIQANKDRVLIYSPSFFKYVHEAWLDSHGRYPSTGFLTLIFAMHICDQVSVYGFGADQYGNWHHYWEENHLAGAFRHTGVHDGDYEYNVTLLLADKHKIKLFKGG, encoded by the exons ATGGCTATGTTCAAGCGTTGGAAAATCAGGACTTTGACTGTGCTCTTCTGCATCCTAAccttcaccacatttctgtgtagCTACACCCTACGCGACCCGTCCTTCTATTTCTTTAAATACGCTTTTCGCCTCTCGGATAATTTCTTCTCCAAGGGGGCGTGTGCCTGTCGACACTGTATGACCGAAGCGGACGATGATCCTTGGTTCACGGAACGTTTCAATCAGTCGTTCCACCCGCTGCTGTCCAAGAGGAACAGCTTGCTCACTGAGGACACCTACAGGTGGTGGCAG TGGCTGCAGGCGGAGAGACACCCGGCGAATTTCAGCGACGTGGTAGACAGATTATTCCAGCTCATTCCGGGTGAGGACCGCTATGTGGACGCAGGACCTGAGCGCTGTCGGACCTGTGCTGTAGTGGGGAATTCTGGGAATCTCAAAGATTCCCGTTACGGCTCTCTGATTGACTCCAGCGATTTCATCATCAG aatgAACCAGGCTCCCACTCAGGGCTTTGAGGTGGATGTGGGCAGCAGGACCACTCATCATGTGATGTATCCTGAGAGTGCAGTGGACCTGGACAACACGACCAGCCTGGTTCTGATCCCTTTTAAAACCCTGGACCTGGAGTGGATCATTAGCGCCTTAACCACTGGCTACATCACACA CACGTACTTGCCAGTGATGTCCAGGATTCAAGCAAACAAAGACAGG GTTTTGATATATAGTCCCAGCTTCTTTAAATATGTACATGAAGCCTGGCTGGACAGCCATGGAAGGTATCCTTCAACCGGTTTCCTGACCTTAATCTTCGCCATGCACATATGCGACCAG GTGAGCGTATACGGGTTTGGAGCAGACCAGTATGGAAACTGGCACCATTACTGGGAGGAAAACCATTTGGCCGGCGCGTTTCGTCACACGGGAGTGCATGATGGTGACTACGAATATAACGTGACCTTGCTGCtggcagacaaacacaagatCAAACTGTTTAAAGGAGGCTGA